Genomic segment of Chitinophaga varians:
TTTTGGTCAACGCAATAGCTTGCAGCATAAGTTACAGCGATACGGGTAAAATGAAACAGAATAGGAAAGTGGTCTTCAGTGTAAATCACGCTGAAGGAGGACCTCTGCCGGCCTGCACTTGCTGTGCGCCAGGGTACCAGTTTGCTGTAATGAAAGAGAAGGTAATGTATGGAGTGGATAGTAGCGGTGGAGAAGAAACGACATCAGGAACAGTCGCATCTTTGGCCAGCTGAAAGTCACAGATGTCGCAGGCATGAGATGCCTGTATATGCTGGTCGTTCAGCCCGTGATGGAACGTCGTATAACCCTGGCCGGTAGCCGGATGGTGATGGAGCAGTTTTACCATCTGCACAAAAACCAGCAGGGCCATCAGGAAGAAGGCCAGTAATCTGCGGGTGATGTGAAATGGTTTTGGGTGCATGCAGCAAATATAGGATATGTATTTCAGAAATGAAACAATGTTGCAAAAAATATATTCTCCGGGATATTTAATACGGCCATTCGAAAAAATCGGCAGGCATCCAGTTGACACGGGCCGGCTTTTCTTCCGGCCGTTGAAAGAACTGTGTAATAATTTCCAGTGCGGCCGGCATGTCTACGAATGACGCCTGTGGCACATATTGCTCATCGCCCGCATCTGTGATGCTACGATCATGTGTGTCTGTAACGCTATACCAACAGGTGCCCTGCCGGGCATCAGGGACATTATAGTCATACCTGAAAGAAATTTCGTCAGGCGTCCGCATAATAAAGAAAAGGATGATGGCAGCGCCTTCGTCCATCAGGTATTCAAAATAACCGCTGTTGGTTTCCTGCAGGTCTTTCTGGCGAAGACGGCTGAATACGGCCGTTACGTTTTCCAAAGGGATGGTTTCAGCAAATGTCTGGTCAAGCAGTGTGGTGTAGATGGTCATGTTATCAATATAGTTTTTTATGTTGATTTTACTGTATTTTTATATAAACAGCCCCCAACTTTTATTAATAACGATGGAGACAAATACCAGGGAAATATTTCTGTCAGCCTGTACGAAGATCGCGGAGCGACTGTCCGCATACGGCTTTAAGCCCATGCAGAAAGCGCAGACACTGAGAAAAACCACCCGTAATAAAAAAGTGTATTTCGATATTCATTTTCAGTCGAGCGTTAAAAACTGGAGCGGAGGCGTTACCCTCTGGCCTTATCTGACCATCGCTTCCGGCGAACTGAAAAAGTGGCAAATACAGCAGCATCAGGATAAAGACGCCACCGGTATGATATTCGCCACCCGCCTGGAGAACCTGACGCCACTGAAAAACAAGAACCAGGACTGGAACATGGCTGTCAGCAACCAGGAGAATGTAATCCCTCAGTTATGTGAGCTGATTATCACTTATGCGTTACCGTTGTTCGATAAGTTTGAGGATACGGGCCTGGCAGTGCAGGACATGGTAGCCAATGGCGTGGCTTTTAATGCACATTTTGATGCCCGTCACCAGAACCTCCCCATAGATTTTCTCTGTTGCTTCGGTTCGCAGGAGCTGGCGCAGGCAGCCTTTGATAACTATCTCCGTCAACAGAAACTAACAGCGGGGGCTAAACGCGTTTATGAGGAAATGGCCGCACAGAAACCGCCGGTCAATAAAAATATAACGGATAGCACCATGCGGGCGGCTTATCGCAATCACCTTACAATAAATACATAGCAGCCAAAAGCATATGGCCGCTTTTTCTGCCAGGGCTCGTAACAGGGCCGTGGCGAGGCATTGTTATTGTGAGATGTTCAGGTAAAAGCGCCTGTAATGAAAACCTTCCTCTTGGTGACAGCCTGTGTTTGCTTCTTTTGTTTGCCGGTTACTGCCCAGCATGAGCATCATAATATGGCGCAAATGAAGGACTCTACCGGGAAAAAGGATGGAATGGAGCATATGTCAATGCCCATGAGCCATGCTTTTTCAAGGAATCTGCCCATGAACAGGAATGGCTCCGGTTCTTCCTGGCTGCCGGACGCATCTCCCATGTATGGCTATATGTTCCATTCCCGTAAATGGATGTACATGGTACACGGCAATGTTTTCCTGCGGTACACCTACCAGGATATCGGCCGTAAAGGGGACCGTGGCGGCGATAAGTTCGATGCGCCCAACTGGTTCATGCTCATGGCGCAACGAAACGTTGGTAAAAAAGGTCTGTTCCACTATGAAGTGATGGTTTCCCTGGACCGGCTCACTGAAGGCGGGGCCGGTTATCCGCTGTTGTTCCAGTCGGGCGAGAGTTGGAAAGGTCAGCCGCTGGTAGACCGGCAGCATCCGCATGATCTTTTCTCCGGACTGTCTGTCGGGTACGCCTATGCGCTTTCAAAACATGCAGATATATATGCCAGTTTCGGTTACCCGGGTGAACCTGCACTGGGGTCGGTGGCGTTTATGCACCGGCCTTCCGCTATGAATAACCCGGACGCGCCCATCAGTCACCACTGGAATGATGGCACACACATCACCTTCGGCGTGGCTACCCTGGGCTTCCGGTTATACGATTTTAAGCTGGAAGGCAGCGTGTTCACCGGCAGGGAACCGGATGAAAACCGGTACAACTTTGATAAGATGCGGTTTGATTCGTGGAGCGGCCGTATTTCGTATAACCCTTCCCGTAACTGGGCGCTGCAGGTGTCACATGGACATATCAGGAGCCCGGAGCTGCTGCATCCGGAGGAAGATATTGACCGCACTACGGCATCCGCTGTTTTCAGTCTGCCTTTCGCGCAACATAACCATCTGAATATAACCGGCCTTTGGGGATTGAATAAAATCAAAAGTCATCCGGGAGAAAATGCCGTTCTCCTGGAAGGCGCCGTGAATATGAAACGTACTGCGGTTTATACCCGGTACGAATGGGTAGAAAAATCAACAGAGGAACTGAATCTTGATCCGGCGCAGTATGGTGCTGACCAATTGTTTACCGTACATGCACTGACCGCTGGCGTTAGTTATGACCTGCTACGGGTAGCGCATACACGACTGGCCGTTGGCGCGCAATGCTCTGTGTTTTTTAATGAGAAAGCGCTGCACAGCCTATATGGGATTAATCCGATGGCCGGCGAAGTATATGTGAGAATATATCCTGACCTGATGAAGCTATGACCATTATTCTCCCGGGTGGCATAAAATTTAGTCTCCTTTAATAAAAACAGCAAGGTCATGATACTACGCGATGCACATACTGTCAGCCTCTGGCAGGATTATGCCGGAGGGTATAATGTAATCAACCGGGCCGACCCTCAGCAGACTTATGACGTCATTATTGCAGGGGGCGGTATAACGGGGATCACTACCGCTTTTTTGCTGCAGAATGCCGGTAAGAACTGCCTGTTGATAGAAGCCGCCAACCTCGGTTATGGTACTACCGGCGGCACCACCGCCCACCTGAATACGCTGGTAGATGTACCATATAATACGATACAACAGCATTTCGGCAAAGAAGGGGCGCGGCAGGTAAAAGAAGCCACGGCCGAAGCCATTCAGCTGATACAACATCATATTGACCGGTTCGATATCCGGTGTGGATTTGAATACGCAGATGCGTATCTGTTTGCCCAAACGGAAAAGGAAGAGGCCGCGCTGAAAGACACTGCCGAAGCTATGCTACTGGCCGGACTGGATGTGTCAGGCGCAGCGACAATACCGGTGCCGTTTTCATTCCGGAAGGCTGTTAAAGTGACGGGCCAGGCCAAATTCAGCCCGTTGCCTTATATACAGCGTATGGCCGCCGCTTTTGAACATATTGGCGGTACTATCCTGCAACAGTGCCGTGTAACAGCTGTCCAGGATAATGATCCCATGCTGATCGTTACCACGCTGGGCGCATTCCGCTGCAGGCAGTTCGTATATGCTACCCATATTCCGCCGGGGGTAAACCTGCTGCATCTGCGCTGCGTGCCCTACCGCAGTTATGTGTTGGCGGCCACCCTGGCTGACAACAATTATCCGGAAGACCTGAGCTACGATATGCAACAGCCTTTTCATTACTACAGAACACAGGTGATGGACGGACAGCCTTACCTGATCGCAGGAGGGGAAGATCATAAAACAGGGCATCAGGAAAATACAGAGGCCTGCTTCCGTAAGCTGGAAGCACATCTGCGGGAGGCATTTAATATTGAAGATATCCGTTACCGTTGGTCGGCACAATATTATGAGCCGGCAGATGGCCTGCCGTACATCGGCCGCCTGCCGGGACAAACCGGTGAAATATATGTGGCCACCGGCTTTGGTGGCAACGGTATGGTATATGGCACCGCTGCGGCGTTGTTGCTAAAGAGATTGATGCTGGGGCTTCACAGTGAATACGTCAAACTGTTTGATCCCAGCCGTATCAAGCCCATAGCAGGCTTCAACACCTTTGTGCCACATAACGCGGACGTGATCAAACAGCTGGCCAGCCGGCTGCTGCCGGCAGAAAAGCTGGAGCAGCTCGCAGGACTGGCGCCGGGAGAAGGAAAGCTGGTCAGTTACGAAGGGTCAAAGATCGCCTTGTATAAAGATGAGCAGGGCGCCTTACATGCGGTAGATCCCATTTGTACACACCTGGGATGTGAAGTCCACTGGAACCAGGCAGAAAAATCGTGGGACTGCCCCTGTCACGGTGCACGTTACGGTATAGACGGGCAGGTATTGAATGCTCCCACCAGCAGAAACCTCGATCCGCATGATATCGGTTGAATAATTATCTCCCTTTCAGCCACGAACTGATGGCATGGGCAACGCCTGAGGGATTTTCCTCAGGGGTAAAATGTCCGCTGTTTTCAATCAATGTGCTGGTTGCCTTGAGGCAACCACTTTTTTGAAGACCATCTATATAGGATGAAACCATGCCTGGTTCCTTGTTGCCTCTGATATATAACACCGGAACGTCCATCGGACGAACAGGCGCCAGCTCTTTTTCATCTTCCGGAAATGCCCTGTACCAGCCAAGGCTCGTGTGCAGGGCAGTTGGTGTGGTATATATGCCGGCGTATTGTTGCCTTTTTTCCGGAGTAATAGCAGCTTTGTTGTAAGCCAGGGTATCATAGAAATAATTGCACAACTGCGGTTCATGACCGGCAATCATGGCTTCTGGTAAATCAGGCACTGCAAAGAAAGCAAAGTGCCAGATATAGGGATTGCGTTTTGTTTCCTCCCAGGGCGCCACGCCGGGGATAGCGGTGCTCATAATAACAGCGGCATCCAGCAGGTGTGGAAAATGACGGAGCATAGAGAAGGTGACCATGCCGCCAATATCATGTCCCGCCAGTACCACGCGTGACAAACCCAGCGACGTTATTAGTTTGGCCAGATGTGCAGCGATGGCCTTTTTGCAATAGTCGCCTATGTCCGCAGAGCTGCCAATGCCCGGAAGGTCAACGGCCAATACGTAGTAATCGGTTGACAACAGTTTCATAACTTCTTCAAAAGCAGACCATGATTGTGGATAGCCGTGCAATAACATCACAGCGGGTGATGATTTTTCCCCCGCCGCCACCACATGCATATCCCGGCCGTTTACACTAACATGCAGATGTTCAAACATAAAATCGCTTTAGAAAAGCTGCGACAAAATTTACGCCGTTGTCCTGCCGGTTGTTGACAGACACGTGAATAATTAGCGGGCTTTTTTTATTTTAGTGCCTGAAAAAAGGAATAATTTGATAAGGAGTGATGCCTATAGTGATTTGGAGCTGATAAGTCTGCTGAAGAGGGGAGAGGTGGCGGCCTTTGATCTGCTTTACTCCCGCCACTGGTCTGGCATGTATCAGGCCGCTTTTTACCTGCTGCGCGATCAGAATGCCTGTATGGACATTGTACAGGATATTTTTGCCTGGCTGTGGGAAAAGCGGGAAGAGCTGGAAATACAGACTGTTCCTTCATATCTGCGGAGTGCTGTCCGCTTTAAAGTGGCCAATTACATCCGTTCCGGCAAAATCCGGGACGAGTTTTATACCGCGCTGGCTGGCCTGTCGCTGCCGGAAACGCCCGGCCCGCAGGACTTCCTGGAGCTGAATGACCTGAAAGTGATCATCACGCAGGTGGTGAACAGCCTTCCCGAAAAGTGCCGGGAGATTTTTCTCCTGAGCCGGGATGGCCAGCTAACAAATCAACAGATAGCTGATTTATTGAATATTTCTATCAAAACTGTCGAAGCGCAAAAGACCATCGCGCTGAAGCGCATCCGGGCAGCCGTGGACCCTCACCTGCTCGCCTTGTTACTACTTCCCATCGTGACCTGTCATTAATTTGCCCATCTCAAAAAAAAAATTGAGTTGTTTTTAAGGGTGTGTGTTTTTGCAAGTGCCTATGTATAGGACGGGCTATATATGAGAAAAGAGGAAGCCATATTATTAGCGGAAAAAATTGCATCCGGTACGGCTACAGACGCGGAGATGATGCAATACAACCAGTTGTTCAACGCTTTTCAGGAGCAGGGCGACTGGGACGAGTTGGTGCTGGGCAACAGGCAGCAGCTGGAGGAGTTGATCCGTCAGCGGTTACAACCTGTGCTTGACCGCCGTCGTCCCGCGAAAAAAGTATACTGGTATAAATGGGCCGCGGCTGCGGTAGTGGCCTTGCTGATGGGAAGCGGGTATTATTTCCTGCAACATCGGCAAGCGGGCCCGCTACAACCGCAGGCTCTCCGCTTCCGGAATGATATTCCGGCGCCGGCCGGCAACCATGCTGTACTGACATTGGGCAACGGCCGGCAGATACAGCTGGACAGCGCAGGCAACGGTATGCTGGCCGTGCAGGGACAGGTACAGGTCTCTAAAAATGCCAGCGGTCAGATCGTATATGCCGGCACAGACAACGCCGGCAGCTTTAATACCTTACAGCTGCCGCCGGGAAGCAGGCCCCTCACCGTGATACTGGCAGACGGCACCAAAGTATGGCTGGACGCGGGTGCTGTGTTGACATACCCCACGGCCTTTTATGGCGGCAAACGGGAAGTGTTTGTGTCCGGACAGGCTTATTTTGAAGTGGCCCGCAACAGCAACCAGCCTTTCAGTGTAACATCCACCACCAATAATACCACCATCGATGTATTGGGCACCACCTTTAACGTACGCGCCTTCCGCGATAGCAGCGATATGCAGGTGGCCCTTCTTAGCGGCGCAGTGAAAGTCAATACCGGCAAGGCCTCGCAGCTGCTGCACCCGGGTGAGCAGGCGGCCGTCAACACAAAAGGCGCCGTGCAGCTTTCCCCTGCCGACCTGCAACAGGCCACTGCCTGGAAAGACGGGATGTTTTATTTTAATGGCGCTGACATCACCGCTATCATGTCAGAGTTACAACGATATTATGATATTGACGTCGTCTATCAGACAGATGTTAAAGATGCCTTTGTTGCTAAAATTCCGAGGGATGTTCCGGTATCCCGATTACTGAACCTGCTGGAGATGACCAATCTCGTGCATTTCAAAATTGAAGGACGGAAAGTAACCGTAATAAAGTAGATCATACACCAGTCCTTTTGTACTGTCCTGTAAGACCGGCCATCTTACAGGGTGGGAGTGTATTTTATTATTTACCAAAAATCAACCAAACGATATGCTTGTCAGAAAGCTAATCAGAGCGCTATGCCTTTCGGGAGTCAATTACTACAGGACCTGCCTGCTGGCAGCCTCCCTGCTGATGACTACACAGCTGTTTGCACAGAAAGTGACCATCAGCATGAAATCCGGTTCGCTGGAAAAAGCCTTCCGGGAAATCGAAAAACAAACAGGATATAGCTTTATCTATGGAAAAAACCAGCTTAGTCAGGCTGCACCTGTCAACATCACTGTGGAAAATCAGGAACTGAATGACGTGCTGAAAATGCTTTTCAATAACCAACCATTCACGTATTCGTTGTCGGGAAAATTTATTGCCATACGCTTGAAAAGCGCGCCAGCCAACGAATCCGGAGCAGCGGAAGGGGGGATTACTGTCCGTGGCAGGGTCACGGACGCCAAAGGAAACCCGCTTCCGGCTGTATCCGTGGTAATACCGGGTACCCCTTTCGGCGCCATGACCAACGACAATGGCGAGTATGCCATCAACCGGGTGCCGGCTAACGCCGTAGTGGTAGTGTCTTATCTTTCCTACGAGGCGCAACGGATTGCGGTCAACGGCCGTACTACGCTAAACATAGTGCTGCAAGAGCAACTGAAATCGCTCGATGAAGCCGTAGTGATCGGCTACGGTACCACTACCCGCAGAATGAACACGGGCGCAGTGAGCAGCATTACCGCGAAGGATATTGACATGCAACCGGTGTCCAATCCGCTGGCGGCGCTGCCAGGCCGCATTCCCGGTGTGCAGATCACACAGCAGAACGGCCTGCCAGGCAGCGCTGCGGTAGTGCAGATCCGCGGCCAAGGCTCTATGAACTCCGGTACGATCCCGCTGTATGTGATAGATGGTGTACCGTATACTAATTTCAGCGGCGCTTATCCGCCTACAGATAATCTCAATTCACTCGGTACCACCGGGGCCAACGGCGGCATCAGCCCTTTCAGTATGATCAACCCCGATGACATCGAAAGAATGGACATCCTCAAAGATGCTGATGCAACGGCTATCTACGGCGCCAGAGGCGCCAACGGTGTTATCCTTATCACCACCAAAAAAGGGAAGTCAGGTAAAACAAGGGCTAACGTAAACGTATATACGGGATGGGGCAAGGTCAACCGCTTCATTCCTATGATGAACACGCAGCAGTACCTCGACCTGAGAAGGGAAGCGTTCAAAAACGACGGCGCCACGCCCACTACCGTAAATGCGCCGGAGCTCACCGTATGGGACAAGAACGCTTATACCGACTGGCAACGTTTCCTCGTTGGCGGCACTGCGCGCTCTACTGACGCGCAGGCTTCTGTGTCCGGCGGCGAAGGGAAAACGCATTTCCTGTTCAGCGGCGGCTATCACAAGGAAACGACGGTATACCCAGGTGACTTCAACAGCCAGCGCTTCACCAGCCGCCTGTCTGTTGACCACCGCTCCGCGAACGATAAATTCTACGCAGCCATCACGGCCAATTACTCCAATGACAAAACGGTATTGCCGGGCTCAGACCTTATATCGATGTACAACCTGCCGCCCAACATGCCTTTGTATGACAGTACCGGCAAACTGCTGTGGTCCAGTGGATTTAGCAACCCGGTGGCATTGATGCAACGCCGTTATACCAGCACTACCGGCAATCTGATGACAAACGCCAGCCTGCGGTATTCTATTATCAAAGACCTGAATTTTAAAGTGAGCCTCGGCTATACGAACACCACGCTGGACCAGGTGAACCCGCTGCCGGCATCCACCCAGAACCCGGTCAATAATCCGCAGTCGTCGGCTACGTTTGCGAATACACGCTCACAGAACTATATCGTGGAACCTACGCTGGACTACACCATGGAAGGGAAACAGGGCCGGATCAACCTGATGGTGGGCGGCACTTACCAACGCAGCCTTTCTACCGGTCAAAGCATCGATGGCAGAAGCTATAGCAGCGAAGCGCTGCTGGGCTCCCTCACTGGAGCCGGTATGCTGGTACTGAATTCCAGTTCGTATTTCGATTATCGTTTTGCGTCGCTGTTCGGTCGTGTTAATTACGACTATAAAAAGAAATACCTGTTGAACGTGACCTTCCGCCGCGATGCCTCTTCCCGCTTCGGGCCAGACTACGCAATGGGCAATTTCGGCGCAGTAGGCGCCGCTTGGTTGTTCTCCGAAGAATCATTTGTACAGGACAACCTGCCCTGGCTGAATTTCGGTAAGTTGCGCGCCAGCTTCGGCACCACCGGCAATGATCAGATCAACAACTATCTGTATCTGCCGCTGTTATCTTCAGCCGGACCATATCAGGGCGGGACTGCCTTATTTCGTGCTACGCTGCCCAATCCTGGTATCAAATGGGAAACTACCCGTAAGCTGGAAGTCGGGCTGGAACTGGGCTTTCTGCAAGACAGAATTAAATTCACCGGAGATTATTACCGTAACCGGTCCACTGACCAGCTGCTGTCTGCCGCGTTGCCTACACAGTCAGGCTACAACAGTTACACGGTGAACATGCCTGCACTGGTGCAGAACAGCGGCGTGGAACTGGAGCTTACCACGCTGAACCTCAAAGCCTGGAACTTCGGATGGACGACTGATTTCAACGTGACGTTCTACCGCAACAAGCTGATAGATTTCCCCGGTATCGAAAAATCTTTCTATGCCAGCAGCTATCTGGTCGGTCAACCGATAGACATGGTGAGAAGATATCTCTATACCGGTTATGACCCTAAAACCGGTATCCCGCAATACGCGGACCTGAACGGTGACGGGTCGATCGATTTTAATAACGACCGGCAGGTCATCCCTCCGGGCAATCCTTTCTTCGGTGGGATGAACAATACCTTTTCGTATAAGAACTGGGATTTTAGTTTCTTCCTACAGTTCCACCACCGGAAAGGCAGTACCAAAAATATCAGTACACCTATCGGCAGCAGCAGGAGCAACCAGAACACTTCCGTGCTCGACAGATGGCGGCAACCCGGCGACATCGCCACTTACCCTGCCGCCACTACCACACCGGGCACGCCGGCTTATCTCGGCTATACGCAGTACGGCAGTTCCACCGCTTTATGGGGAGATGCCAGTTACCTGAAACTGCGTTCTGCTTCCCTCAGTTATTCCTTTCCGAAAGCATGGCTGAAGAAAGCCAATATCGCCAACCTGAAAGCATATGCGGAAGGGCAGAACCTGTTCACCTGGATGAAGAACAAATACATCTATGACCCTGAAACCAGTGTGCCTGGCGGCCCTCCGGGCCTTGGTACCGGCATGATCGCGATGCCGCCGCTGAGAACGATTGTGTTTGGTGTTAACTGTTCATTCTAAAACCTGATTGTTATGTTGTCTTTTAATATTCATAAAAAAGTGTTGCTGTCCCTGTTACTGACAGGTGGTGTTTTTTCTTCCTGCAAAAAACTGGTGGAGATAGGTCCACCTACCACGCAGGTGGGACTTGACCAGGCTTTTGCCTCTGAAGCCACTGCTACCAGTGCCGTGGTGGGCATCTATAATACTTCGGCCATACGGGAGTGGATGTTCCCCATGAGCGAGTTGCCGGGCCTGTCAGCGAACGAGCTGCAGAACAATGTTTCCAGTCCGGCGTATGATGAGTTTAAAACGAACAGTATCACGGTCACGAATACACTGGTGCCCAACCTATGGTATGGGGCCTATGGTACCATTTCGCAGGCCAATGCCATGATGGATGGGCTTAACCGCAGTACAGCGCTTTCTCCCGCGGTCAAAAATCAGTTATTGGGAGAAACAAAAGTGTGGAGAGCTTTTATCTATGGTTATCTCGTGAGTATGTTCAATGACGTGCCGCTGCCGCTGAAGGATGATCCGTTGGGCAATGCCACGCTGGCACGTACGCCGGCATCACAGGTATGGACACAGCTCATCACCGATCTGAACGAAGCACAGGGACTGTTGACCGACGCTTATCCCGCCACACAGAGAACGAGGATCAACCGGCAGACGGCGAACGCCCTGCTGGCAAGGGCCTACCTCTACCAGAGAGACTGGGCCAAAGCAGAAGCCGCTGCCAGTGCCGTGATCAATTCAGGCATATACAGCCTCAATAAAGATCTGAACACTACTTTCAGCAACAGCAGCAATGAAGTGATCTGGCAGTTGGCAACGTTGACAGGACTTTCCATTTACATGACCAACCGGGATGCGCAGGGCGGCAGTTACGCCGCCGCCGCAGGTACTGTCCCGGCTGTAACGCTGACGGATACACTGTATAACTCAATGGAAGCCGGCGATAAGCGTAAAGCCGCCTGGGTGGCGGCTACGGACATCGGTGGACAGAATTACAAAGTCATCACCAAATACAAACTGCGGGTACTGGCCACCGGCAGCACCATGGGCAATGAATACAGCGTAATACTGCGGCTGGCGGAACAATACCTCATCAGAGCGGAAGCACGCGCGCAGCTGGGCAATATACCCGGCGCCATCGCAGACGTGAACGCCATCCGTGACAAGGCAGGTCTGCCTGCACTGGACAACAGTATCTCACTGGCCAACCTGTTGCTTGCCATCGAAAAAGAAAGGAAAGCGGAACTGTTCGGGGAATGGGGGCATCGCTGGTTTGACCTGAAACGTACGCCGGCTGTTTCCGGAGGTGGTAAAACCCGTGCTGATGAAGTGATTGGCGGTATGCGGCCTGCTACCTGGACAAGCACAGACGTGCTGTATCCCATCCCGGACGCCCAACGCGTGTCTAACCCGGCGCTGACACAGAATCCCGGATATAACAATTAACATCAAACCAACCCTGTTATATGAAGAAAGTATTCCCAATCCTGCTTGGTGGCTGCCTGCTGACCGCCGGTCAGTCAAGCGGCCAGGCAAAGATCAGCGCCGACTCGCTGGTACGCTACTATAGCCGCCTTGCCAAAGGCGACGAAGCAGATAAAGCACTGCTGACAGATAAAATGTATGCATTGACCAAAAGCAAAAAAGAAACAGACTGGCTTACAGCCGCCCGTTTCTTCTATCAGCTGAAAAAAAATAATGTGAGCGATTCCATTCAGCAGGTGGCCGCGAAACAATTCCCCACCGGGGTTGTAGCACGCAACAACGCAGTGGAAGTCATCTATAATGAAAATGATCCGGTGAAGAAAGAAGCGCTCTATAAAGCATGGCTTAAAAAATTCCCGCCGGATAAACGAAGCAAGGACATGATCGTGTATGACTACGCCGCTAATAGCATAGGTACGGCATATGCAGACGCTGATAATCTGCCTAAAGCATTGGAATATGCCAACAGTATCATGTCGCCCTTCTGGAAAGGGCAGGGATGGGCCGGTACAGCGGCACGCATTCTCAAACACGGTCATACGGCGGAAGCTAAGGTGCTGCTGAAAAAAGCAGTCGAAGACGCCTATGAATTCAAAACCACCCGTAAAAATGAGGAAGGCGCCATGTTCGCGGCCACCGGGTATCCCGGCTATCTCAGTTCCTATGCGCAGTTGTTGTTTAACGACAAAGAATATGATTCGGCGCTGGTGTACCTGAAACGCGCCGAACAGGCGGAGACGCCTGTCCGCCCCCAGGTGAATGAGATGTATGCTAAAGTGCTGATCGCCAAAGGTGACTACCAACAAGCTTTTGTACGCCTCAGCGAAGTGGCTGCACAAGGCCAGCTGAATGCGGGCAGCAGAGGGTTACTGGCAGAGACCTATGCTAAAGTGCGTGGCGACAACCAGCTGGAGAAATACATAGACTCCCTGAAAGGCGGTCTTGATGACAAAATGAAGGCGGAATTCGCCAAACAGATCATCAAGGTACCGGCGCCGGGATTCACCCTGAAAGATGTGGACGGCAATACTGTATCGCTGTCAGACTATAAGGGAAAGACCGTCGTGCTGGATTTCTGGGCCACCTGGTGCGGCCCCTGCAAAGCCTCTTTCCCGGCCATGAAAAAGGCCATGGAGAAATATAAGAACGATCCGAATGTAAAGTTCCTGTTTGTGCATACCTGGGAAAAAGAGGAGAACGCCGCGGCGAGTGCCAAAAAGTTCATTACCGGTAATGGTTATCCTTTCCAGGTGTTGATGGACCTGAAAGATCCGGCCACCGGTATTAACAAAGTGGTGGACAGCTATAAAGTACAGGGCATACCCACCAAGTTCGTGATCGACGGAAAGGGTGATATCCGTTTTCGGTTCACCGGCTTCAGCGGCGGGGACGATGCAGCCGTTGCGGAGGTATCTGCGATGGTGACGCTGGCGAACCAGTGACTGTTGATGGTGCGATAAAGCGTGAATGCTGAAAGGCCCGGGATTTCCCGGGCCTTTTGCATTGTTATTTTATGATGATATTGGGATTGCCATACAGATGCATTGCCAGGCAGCCCTGAGGTGCGTAGAACACCTGCGATGTTTCGGGATCATATGTAGAAAGCTTTTGGTTTGCGAGATAGACGC
This window contains:
- a CDS encoding redoxin domain-containing protein, with protein sequence MKKVFPILLGGCLLTAGQSSGQAKISADSLVRYYSRLAKGDEADKALLTDKMYALTKSKKETDWLTAARFFYQLKKNNVSDSIQQVAAKQFPTGVVARNNAVEVIYNENDPVKKEALYKAWLKKFPPDKRSKDMIVYDYAANSIGTAYADADNLPKALEYANSIMSPFWKGQGWAGTAARILKHGHTAEAKVLLKKAVEDAYEFKTTRKNEEGAMFAATGYPGYLSSYAQLLFNDKEYDSALVYLKRAEQAETPVRPQVNEMYAKVLIAKGDYQQAFVRLSEVAAQGQLNAGSRGLLAETYAKVRGDNQLEKYIDSLKGGLDDKMKAEFAKQIIKVPAPGFTLKDVDGNTVSLSDYKGKTVVLDFWATWCGPCKASFPAMKKAMEKYKNDPNVKFLFVHTWEKEENAAASAKKFITGNGYPFQVLMDLKDPATGINKVVDSYKVQGIPTKFVIDGKGDIRFRFTGFSGGDDAAVAEVSAMVTLANQ
- a CDS encoding RagB/SusD family nutrient uptake outer membrane protein gives rise to the protein MLSFNIHKKVLLSLLLTGGVFSSCKKLVEIGPPTTQVGLDQAFASEATATSAVVGIYNTSAIREWMFPMSELPGLSANELQNNVSSPAYDEFKTNSITVTNTLVPNLWYGAYGTISQANAMMDGLNRSTALSPAVKNQLLGETKVWRAFIYGYLVSMFNDVPLPLKDDPLGNATLARTPASQVWTQLITDLNEAQGLLTDAYPATQRTRINRQTANALLARAYLYQRDWAKAEAAASAVINSGIYSLNKDLNTTFSNSSNEVIWQLATLTGLSIYMTNRDAQGGSYAAAAGTVPAVTLTDTLYNSMEAGDKRKAAWVAATDIGGQNYKVITKYKLRVLATGSTMGNEYSVILRLAEQYLIRAEARAQLGNIPGAIADVNAIRDKAGLPALDNSISLANLLLAIEKERKAELFGEWGHRWFDLKRTPAVSGGGKTRADEVIGGMRPATWTSTDVLYPIPDAQRVSNPALTQNPGYNN
- a CDS encoding TonB-dependent receptor encodes the protein MLVRKLIRALCLSGVNYYRTCLLAASLLMTTQLFAQKVTISMKSGSLEKAFREIEKQTGYSFIYGKNQLSQAAPVNITVENQELNDVLKMLFNNQPFTYSLSGKFIAIRLKSAPANESGAAEGGITVRGRVTDAKGNPLPAVSVVIPGTPFGAMTNDNGEYAINRVPANAVVVVSYLSYEAQRIAVNGRTTLNIVLQEQLKSLDEAVVIGYGTTTRRMNTGAVSSITAKDIDMQPVSNPLAALPGRIPGVQITQQNGLPGSAAVVQIRGQGSMNSGTIPLYVIDGVPYTNFSGAYPPTDNLNSLGTTGANGGISPFSMINPDDIERMDILKDADATAIYGARGANGVILITTKKGKSGKTRANVNVYTGWGKVNRFIPMMNTQQYLDLRREAFKNDGATPTTVNAPELTVWDKNAYTDWQRFLVGGTARSTDAQASVSGGEGKTHFLFSGGYHKETTVYPGDFNSQRFTSRLSVDHRSANDKFYAAITANYSNDKTVLPGSDLISMYNLPPNMPLYDSTGKLLWSSGFSNPVALMQRRYTSTTGNLMTNASLRYSIIKDLNFKVSLGYTNTTLDQVNPLPASTQNPVNNPQSSATFANTRSQNYIVEPTLDYTMEGKQGRINLMVGGTYQRSLSTGQSIDGRSYSSEALLGSLTGAGMLVLNSSSYFDYRFASLFGRVNYDYKKKYLLNVTFRRDASSRFGPDYAMGNFGAVGAAWLFSEESFVQDNLPWLNFGKLRASFGTTGNDQINNYLYLPLLSSAGPYQGGTALFRATLPNPGIKWETTRKLEVGLELGFLQDRIKFTGDYYRNRSTDQLLSAALPTQSGYNSYTVNMPALVQNSGVELELTTLNLKAWNFGWTTDFNVTFYRNKLIDFPGIEKSFYASSYLVGQPIDMVRRYLYTGYDPKTGIPQYADLNGDGSIDFNNDRQVIPPGNPFFGGMNNTFSYKNWDFSFFLQFHHRKGSTKNISTPIGSSRSNQNTSVLDRWRQPGDIATYPAATTTPGTPAYLGYTQYGSSTALWGDASYLKLRSASLSYSFPKAWLKKANIANLKAYAEGQNLFTWMKNKYIYDPETSVPGGPPGLGTGMIAMPPLRTIVFGVNCSF